Sequence from the Cellulomonas fimi ATCC 484 genome:
GGACGCGCGACGAACACCATCGACGCGAGCGCGGGCGCCAGGTCCTGCCGGCGCACGTGGGCCAGCGCGGCCGCGATCGACGTCTCCGGGCCGAGGATCACGGGCTCGGTCGTCATGAGACCGCCCGCGGTGTTGTCCTCGTACGCGAGCAGCCGCCGGACGTCCTTCGCCTCCTCGGGCTCCATGAGCCCCAGGAGCTCGGCGGCCTGGTCGTCGGGCAGCTCGCCCAGCAGGTCCGCCGCGTCGTCGGGCTGCATCGCCTCGAGCACGTCGGCCGCGCGGTTGAGCGCGAGACCCTGCAGGATCGCGACCTGGTCGTCCTCGGGCAGCTCCTCCAGGACGTCGGCGAGCCGCTCGTTGTCGAGCGCCGACGCGACCTCGAGGCGGCGCGTGCGGCCCAGGTCGTGCAGCACGTCCGCGAGGTCCGCGGCCTTGAGGTCCTCGTACTGCGCGAGCAGCAGCTCGGCGCCCTGCGCGGCGGTCGAGGTGCGGCCCAGCGCGACGACCGCGTCGACCGGGACGAGCAGCGTCTCCCCGCGGCGGTGCAGCAGCCCCGACTTGCCCGGGCGGCGGCGCCGGACGAACAGCTTGGTGACGAGCCAGTCGCCGCCGCGCTGCAGCTCGATCGCGACGTCCTCGACCGTCGCCTGACCGGAGCCGTCCGCGAGCTCGACGGGGCGGTCCAGCAGCTCGCCCACGACGAGCGTCTCGGTCGAGCGCTGCTCGAACCGGCGCATGTTCACGAGCCCCGTCGAGATGACCTGGCCCGCGTCGACCGACGTCACACGCGTGAGCGGCAGGAACACCCGCCGCCTGCCCGGCACCTCGACCACGAGCCCCACGGCGCGCGGCGGGCCCTTGGGGCGCACGAGCAC
This genomic interval carries:
- a CDS encoding magnesium transporter MgtE N-terminal domain-containing protein, with protein sequence MSSVGTRVFVARLAGTTVFDPIGDEVGRVRDVVVLVRPKGPPRAVGLVVEVPGRRRVFLPLTRVTSVDAGQVISTGLVNMRRFEQRSTETLVVGELLDRPVELADGSGQATVEDVAIELQRGGDWLVTKLFVRRRRPGKSGLLHRRGETLLVPVDAVVALGRTSTAAQGAELLLAQYEDLKAADLADVLHDLGRTRRLEVASALDNERLADVLEELPEDDQVAILQGLALNRAADVLEAMQPDDAADLLGELPDDQAAELLGLMEPEEAKDVRRLLAYEDNTAGGLMTTEPVILGPETSIAAALAHVRRQDLAPALASMVFVARPPLETPTGRFIGVVHLQRMLREPPHEAIGSIVDTDVEAIPVDAPLMSVTRQLATYNLLALPVVDEDKRLLGAVSVDDVLDHLLPEDWRETDEEPTLPSVPATRTTGTVGGGRG